In Palaemon carinicauda isolate YSFRI2023 chromosome 38, ASM3689809v2, whole genome shotgun sequence, a single window of DNA contains:
- the LOC137630309 gene encoding uncharacterized protein, producing the protein MQSTWKSTQDIPGTQYAVSEKGWMTTPIFEDIFKYFVDETKERRPLLLILDGHTSHTSIATVELAKKENISILKIPAHCTDLLQPLDVTCFAPLKNYYQYALNDLVNNTGAREPLRKCGFLNMLCSVWEKGLSPQNIKKGFESTGIYPCNRDK; encoded by the coding sequence ATGCAAAGTACCTGGAAAAGTACACAAGACATTCCTGGAACACAATATGCTGTTTCCGAAAAGGGTTGGATGACAACACCAATCTTCGAGGACATTTTCAAGTATTTCGTAGACGAAACAAAAGAAAGGCGTCCTTTACTGTTAATTCTCGATGGCCATACTAGTCATACCTCAATAGCAACTGTTGAATTGGCGAAGAAAGAAAACATATCTATATTAAAAATTCCTGCTCACTGTACTGATCTTCTTCAACCACTTGATGTTACCTGTTTTGCCCCATTAAAGAATTACTATCAATATGCTTTGAATGATCTTGTCAATAATACAGGAGCCCGAGAACCACTGAGAAAATGTGGTTTTTTAAATATGCTATGCTCAGTTTGGGAGAAAGGACTCTCCCCACAGAATATAAAGAAAGGATTCGAGAGTACAGGGATTTATCCTTGCAacagggataaataa